aaactctTATGCATATTTTTGATGCATGCAACCTAATTTTTAGTCCTAAATCTAATCTTTTGACTGATTATTCTCTCTTATATTGCCCTAAATTGGGTAGTAATATGTTTCTCACATACATgtctaatataataaataattatgaagtctTTAATGTTAGTTCATAAGGCATATATTTATGAGTCTAGAGTTAAAAATTTATGGTGACATACTAAATAACTGAtaaatgtttgtttgtttttaacaATTCTAAAACAGGAAAGACAGCTTCATAACTCACAGGGCATTCTGTGATGCATTGGCTGAAGAAAGTGCAAAGTTAATATCATCAGTTACAGCAGCAAATTCAAGGCTTAATTTCATtgccaataataataataataataataataataataattcaatcAACCAATCTCTCTTCAATTCCCAATTACAAGACCATAATTTTGAATCATCTTTCCCACAAATGCCCCCCTCTAATCTCTACCAAAtctcaaaccaaattttgagtttgaacaACAAAAACAATTCTTCAAAAACAGCCATCATGAACCTCACTCTATCCTCCTCTGCcaacaaacaacaacaacagGCAGTAGCAGCTTATAACGACTTGCCATCGTTTTGCTCGGCCACGGGCGGTGGCGGTGGCGGAGGAATGTCGGCGACAGCGTTGCTGATGAAAGCGGCGCAATTGGGGTCGACAAAGAGTAATGACTCATTTTCTTCAGGGAGTAATAGTGTGGGAGTTGTTATGAGTTCATCTTCAAATAATGTTTCATTTGAGAGTGGGAATTATTATGGGGGAGAGGGAAATGGGTTGAGGGATTTTTTTGGGAGGAAGAAGGGAGAAGGGAATGATCATCAGTTGATTATTCCATTAATGGAGATGACCAAATTTGCCAACTCTATGAGCTCTGAGATGGGTTTGAGCCCATTCATTGGCAATATAATCTATAaggaataataataaagaaaaaaatgtttgagaTATTTGTTTGGAATTCTATATATTATGGTCAAGAATCAAGATCAAGAGGTCAATTTTGTTATGTAGATAGGAAGATGTTGATATAATTATGAATAATGAAGTGTTGGTAATGAGTAtcatttcctttttagttttatgttttttaaatttatgattaTTTCTCCTTAATTTTCCAATAATAATAGTTTTCACATTTATTAATTTCTCTGTTTATTtatctttgtttttttagatgtgttttaaaaaataggccgaagttttgaaaaaaaattaaaaagttatatatatataaaagtcaaAGTGAACATAACTTAATTGGCATACACAAGTTTGAAGTACTAAAAAAGGAGATGAAAATGTAGAAAAGTGATAACAAaactaaaataacttttataaaccaaatggttatgacaccgagaatatatatatattttgctaTCTTTCAAATTACAGTTTAGTAATAtagattcaaaatatttttgtaaTGTCTTTCTATTGTACATTTAACGCTCATTGCAACATTCTCCTAATGAACatctttgaaaataatgaatgatATGCCTTTCAAATTTCCATGTTCTAGATCAAACATATTATAACTCTTTTTAATGTaatattgttttcttcttctcttaaaagtgtccatcttcttcctcttgcaATAATAACAATGTTTAGAACTTTTGCTACTTatattttagtcatttattcTTCCTCTTGCCGTCagagtgagagagaaaaatCGTGGTGGAGACATGGATAAAGAGTGGTGTGAAAGGGAAAAATTATGAGTAAAGAcgagggagaaaaaaaaaattccttaaGTGACTAGATGATACAAGCAAAAGGTTAAAAaactttgttttaaaaaaatgagtcaaatttcatttaaatattaatttttaaggtTATCTGAATAACATTCTTGATGGTtttaagatagaattcacttaggtataaaagaaaaaaagacgcAAAAATCTTATTGAAAGATTTGAAGTTGAATAAAATGTGAGGGATAAGAATGAGAAAGTTACCAAGATCCCCACCAACAATGTCTAGAAGCAAACAAATTGTTGAACAGGCTAAAGGAACAAGCTTACTAAAAATAAATGGGCCGTGCCTATAACAAGCCCAGAAAAATGGTTCAAGCCCATTTAAACTTATTTAGTGGGCCGATTGAAAAACACATGGGCCGTTACCTTACGTCGTTGAATATCTTGGTGACGTGTCGAATTCCGAAGATATAACGAAATTTTCTCACTCGACCGATGTTAAAGTAATTTCCACGTGTAATTCGTCCATTGGAGATAAATACGTGGAATGAATCGTTTGATAAtcgaattttaatttaattaaaagaaaagaaaagaaaaaaaaactcacgtTTTCGATTTAGGTGaattaaacttaaaatcatATTCTGATTCTGGTTCATGAAACTCGAAGAGACAATGCTGGGATTTTCGATTTCGCTATCCGCCATGGAAGCTTCAGCTTGGAGAGGAGTAGCGTTCACGGTGTTTCTTCTCAACTTCGTCCTAGTTTGTCAGCTTCTCCTTCTTCAACCTTTGGTTTCGGCTTCAGGTTCGTTACTATTACTCTCTGATCTATCTTTCTGATATTCCCTGGAAGAATTAAACTAGACGGAGCTTCTAATATTGCAGATTGGTTTGTTACCTTCGATTAGATACCTAGATCCGGTTCTTCAATGTGCGAtatttctttttgttctttatttgtTCACTGTGTCACGAATTTACGATGACGAGTCTGATGCACAAAGTTTGAAGCTCTTACGACAACTGATGcaattttaatttggaaatGTTAATTTGCCTTATAGTTTCCCCGGCGTACGTATTCTCTGTTCCCACATTTCTACTGTTGTTTCAAATTTGGTCGGTTGTTAAAGCAATTCTCTAAAATAAGAAAGATTGGCCGCGAAATTTAAATACCACATTCAATCTCTTAATGgtgtaaattttgaatttggaaCCGGAAGGAGCCACTCTGGATTTGAAAGAAGCCGTCTCTTTGGTTTCAAGATAGTACTAAGAGGAGGCTTTGGAACCTCCCTATTGCATCGTCAAATGATGCCCTCCCTTAGTATAGGTCTTTGTGAGGTTTCTAGTTGGATCGTTTGATGCATATAAATCAGTATCTCTGTCTTACTCTACTGATCTCGTGACTTTTCTCTCATTTAATGATGTGAATGCCTTTAGCTCCACTAAATGGTGGAAATAATCATATCCATGATCTAAGAACTCAGCTTTATTACTTAGTAATAGTATTAGGAATGGTTCACTTTGGTATTAACTATACGTgattaccaaaactcatctttGACCTGTGATGTGAAATTTCTAAGTAAACATAAGATTGCTCCTAGGGGATGTAGCAAATTTGGTTTCTGTATAAGCTGACTGATGCAAGGTTCtccctaagaaattggaatcttcccttttcttttctgccaTCTGGGGTTTCCACTTGTGGTTCTCATTGTCAATTGCATTTTGTAATTGATTGGCTTATATCTCCAGATGGAATACTGGGCAACTCTGCCGAGTTGTTTGAGAAAGTTTCACAAAATGTAAAGGTGAAGCGTTACAGTGAGGCACTCGATGATCTTAATGCCGCTATTGAGATAGACCCAAAACTTTCAGAAGCATACTTTCATCGTGGTTCAATTCTTCGCCAGTTGTGCAGGTTTTCTCCCCTCttgtttttgaaattcattGCAAATTATGGCATCAAATTAGAGAAAATATGTAATTTTGGCATTGCAAATTACTATCTTTCTGAATTTTGTGgattagaaattagaaatttggaaTTGTCTCTGAACAGGAAATATGCTTTGATTTGTAATATACTTGTTGCCTGCTTATGCTGAGGTGTAAAACTGCCTCCATTACTTTCTACCATCACTTCTCCCTATTGGTTATAATAAATTTTGGTTGTTGTAAAAACTTCCCTCTCAGATATGCTTTAATCTATTTTTCGTTATGAGAAGCATATGATGAGAATGGAAAATATTACGACTGAGAATCGAGAAGATTATTGGTGAAAGTAATGAGAATGGAAAGTATTACAGCTTCTTATAATTTTAGtagaaaagaaatttatatttacttgtgctaaaataaaaaagaagctATAAATAATGAAAAGTGTAAGACCATAAGAGACATTATCTTGagggaaaatgaaaataaattaaagaaaggATTTGTTTATCTTGGATATAACGGATGggaaggaaagaaaatataaaCTCTAGAAGAGTTTACTTTTTAAACCAATCATGACAAAAAAAAGGGTACATTTTCCCAGAGAGGGTTTGACATACttcaaacataaatcatatttgagATGGAGAATATTGTAAAGGAAATTTAAGCCATTCTGGCATGTAGAAGACCTTACTCTCGCTCCTACCTTCCATTCTGATTGGCCAATTATATGATTCAGGAACTTTTTGGCTGATGTAGATATAATGAATCTGAGAAGAACTATAAGAAGTATCTTGAGTTAAAACCTGGAAATTCAGTGGGTGAAAAGGAGCTTTCTCAATTGCTTCAGGCTCAGAGTGCTTTAGAAACGGCTCTTAAGCATTTTGATACAGGAGATTACACAAAAGCATTGGAATTTTTGGATAAAGTTGTACTTGTTTTCTCTCCTGCGTGCTCTGAGGTGATACCATCTCTTATCCAATTAGTCTTTTCTGTATTTTTAATCATCCTGAATTTGTACTTATCGAGCATATTGATTTGATGTAGGCCAAATTcctgaaaataaaattgttgttggCAACTAAGGACTATTCTGCTGCTATCCTTCATACTGGATATATTCTTAAAGAAGATGAAAGCAATCTGGATGCGTTATTACTTCGTGGGCGTGCCTACTACTATTTGGCAGATCACGATGTTGCCTCAAGGTTGCTTTCACATTTCCTCTTGTTGAAAGCATTACTTAATAGCGGATGAACATATTTTTATACGTTAACAATTTTTCCAGGCATTTTCAGAAGGGTCTTCGTCTAGATCCAGAGCATGGTGAACTGAAGAAAGCATATTTTGGATTGAAGAATCTATTGAAAAAAACCAGGAGTGTAAGCCCaaacaacataaaaaaaatctattaattcccattttcttgtattttctaCTTTGGTTGGGAGATGGAAGCTTACAACTAAAGGAATCTCTTTAAACCTTGATAAAGTTTTTAAGTTAATGAAATTGATAATCCTATCTTGTGCttcattttagtttatatacttCATTGACAGGCAGAAGATAATGTCAGCAAGGGTAAGCTGCGTTTAGCAGTGGAGGAATATAATGCAGCCCTTGCATTAGACCCCAACCATCTTGCACACAATGTACATCTTCATCTTGGCTTATGCAAGGTACTGGTCAAGCTTGGTCGTGGAAAGGATGCTGTTGCTAGTTGCAATGAAGCCCTAAACATTGATGGAGACCTTATTGAAGCTTTGGTCCAGGTTTGCCTTTTCTTTTTGGCCCTCGTCTCTCTGGCTCTCCTCCTTTACTGGATTCCATTTTGCCGAAGTGGATGTTGTTGCAATTTAATTAGTGCGTTTATAAAAGCTCCTCTGAGTCACCTTCGCCATGCTTGAGCTGTTATGTTGGGCTATTATTATCATCTATTTCCTTTCATCCAAGACCTTTATTTTTGTGTATTGTTGGAAACCCAAGCAACAGCTAACATCTCTCATCCTAACTTCATTTTAAATCATCTGTTTGTGAATGTCTTGGCAATTGCCATTACATGGTTTAACGTGAGTGACGAAGTTAGTGCATGTGTATAAGATCTTTAATGCTTGGAATTTTCTTTTCCAGAGAGGGGAAGCAAAgcttttaacagaggattgggAAGGTGCTGTTGAGGATCTTAAGTCAGCGGCTCAAAGTTCACCGCAGGTTAGTTATCATTCAGTATTTTCTCCTCAACTCTCGGAACCCTTTCCTTCAGTTCTGCAAGTTGTAGATAGAACTAATTGTAAAAATACTACTTGCATTAATACATCAATTTAGAATTAATCTCATTGTAAGCCTTTGTTTATTGATTAGTCTAGTTGCGATGTTGATTTATGTAACACAAGGACAGATTATGTCTGATTcctttttctttagaaaaataaCCTAAAGTTTATGTTAGATTTAAGAATATGGGAAACGATTGGTAGGACAACTTTAATACCAAtacatatttaataataataataaaaaatcatagTATGATGAAATAAAATCGGACAGGTGTTACACTGTTGGTTATCATCAATTTGATCCATGATGTTTGCAGGATATGAATATTAGGGAGGCACTGATGAGGGCTGAAAAGGCTTTAAAGATGAGCAAACGAAAGGACTGGTACAAAATTTTGGGGGTCTCAAAGACTGCTTCTGTCGCTGAGATTAAACGTGCCTATAAGAAGCTTGCTTTACAATGGCACCCTGACAAAAATGTGGAAAATAGAGAAGAAGCAGAAGCCAAGTTCCGAGACATTGCTGCTGCATATGAGGTCTGacaaaaaatatctaaatgttaTTCTTCTCATCCATTACAAAAGTACCATTGTTCCAACACTTTCTGCTGGAATTGATTACATAAtgaattctctctctctctcaaaaatTGGTCTTTAGGACAGTTAAAAACCAGATACTAATGCAATATGTCTTGCAGGTCCTCGGCAATGAAGAAAAACGTACAAGATTTGATAGAGGGGAAGACATTGAAGACATGGGCATGGGCGGCGGCGGTGGTTTCAATCCTTTCGGTGGTGGTGGACAGCAGTTTACGTTTACTTTCGATGGTGGATTTGGTGGGGGTGGTGGTGGTTTTGGTGGTCATCCTGGTGGGTTTGAGTTCCATTTCTGATTTCAGCATAAAAGCTCTGGTTCCTCTTTTTTCTGATATTTTTACAGTGATTAGAAAACATTTGATTAATAAGGGGGGGAAGGggatcaaaatatttatttgctGAAAAGTAGAAGTACCTTAGGTTAGAATTACTGATAGAGGCTTTTCTAGTTCAGAAAAATGTTCATTGAGCAAGATTTTGCCGAGGAAATTTGTGAGTTGTAATTGTAATACGTTGGATGTATAAGCTTGCATTTACCATTGCTTAGATTTTGCCACTTAACAAGTTATATGTTAAAGGTAGCTTctctgtctctctctctctctctctctctgaagTTGGTAGGTGGTGCTCAAATATGTTTAGTACAGAAGCTTTTCAAGTTTGTTAAGATCTCTTTTCTGATCTAACTTTTTAGGGAATTTCCTTTGGAAGATAGTTAAACGTGTTTGACTTACCAACctgaattgagttgagttgagttggtataatatattaACTCATTGTTTCGCTCACCAATTTTAAATGTtggtagagttgagttggtatattttaccaactcaccctaACTCTCCATTTTTCCCATATTTTTAATGGCTCCACCTATTGGTCACTCTCATATTTCGAGAACTAACTCTGGACTCCGACGATCACCTCTGATGAAAATTCCGAGTTCCGACAATCTTTGCGCaaccaactctgacaaccaattCTGACtatcgacaaccacctctggtGATCCAACTCCAATGACCATCTTTGCGCTACCACTTTCGACGACCAATTGGCTTTGATAACAAATTTTGATGACCAACTTCGATAACCACATTTGTAGACTCCGACAACTACCTTCGACaacaaattttgatgaaaatcacctttgaGCGAGCAACTCCGATGATCAACTTGATacttcaacaaccaccttcgacgacAAACTCTGACAagcaactctaataccacctttaTGCGACTAACTTTGGGCTCCGATAGTCACCTGCGACTATAATCTTcagcgaaaatcatcttcgatcaTCAACTTTGACGACCATTTTCGTCCGATCAACTTTGGGATTCGAAaatcacctccgatgacaaacttcgacaacTAACTCTCATACACCTTAATGTGCCTATttcaggctccgacaaccacctctgactacaaactccaacaaaaatcatcttcgaaaatcaacttcgacaaccacttttgactgttaaagtatgttacAGGTTGTtggttatataaaaaaaatattattttgtctacattaaataCACTATTTATATGTAATAAAtccacatatcaaatgagtattaagaatatttagacaaaaagtatgtatgtagttaagaagtatgtaacatataacaaaaaaataaaattataaaatgaaaattttttcctAGAACATTTTCCAGCAAGAATTAGAATACACATGTGTTATTTGATGATCCTGATGACATTAAAAAttcatgacatagtaaaaatatagagaaacaataagaagaagaagaaaaagaagaagataatgaaattcatggagaaaaattagttaGAATCAAAGGTTTTTGATTTCGCTctagtttctcattttatttaaccatatttctataAGAAATATaaaggaaggaagaaagaaagaaacattttaaaaactaaaagaaaaaaattgcaatacatattttattcaaacaaagataggtagaattattgaataaaaaagtttcaaaacaaaaatagtaatcataaaagcatattatttagaattaaaaaaactgTATTAGATAcctagacatatgaactcaactctacattccaaacacagatatatgaactcagaccaaaacacagacatatgaactcagaccaaaacacagacatatgaatttagaccaaataactctgcaccccaaatgcagatatatgaacttcacagacatatgaactccagaTATCTTATCTCAACTCAGTGTCCCAAACAATCCCTAAGATATATCTTATCTCAAAAGTGAGAAATAGGTGAGGGTATCATTGAACTCCCTTTTGCTACTGAAAATGCAAAGAAGGGTTACCTTGCCTTCTATGcttgaaaatgaaagaaaatgggTAAATGGTCTCCTTGTCTTATCCTTCTGGAAAGAATTTGGTTTTCTCTGTGCTTTCCTTCCTTATCAAGTCAGTTCTCTTCCATTAATGTCTATTGCACACAGTgatataaaactttttttttttttttaaattgtttctttatttaaatgTTAACAGGTAGAAGTACGAGGATTTAAACTTATGACGTTAATAAACCCACATATAGAGAACGAGAAAGTGAGCCAAAGTCAACACTTATAGGAAATCTTGGTTATCTAGACCTATTTTTTTGTAGCCGAAAATCTTGGTTTAGTGTTACCTAATCAAGTTTTCAATAatccaacttaaaaaaaataataaaataaaagataaccTCTCACAACTTGCAAAAGATGTAGAGATCCCACAAGAATGACAATAATacaaacaacaaaataaaaaacataactATTATTGCGAAGGAACATTGGCTTATTCTATTATGGACAAACCCTATCTGAACACAACGTATTAGTTAATCTATATTAAAAGTTGGTACTTTTAACCTTTGAAAGAAtggaaaaacataataaaaaaaaaacaaaacaaataaatagcCATCAATAACGCGGGAACATTTCATTTGAATTAAGagaatgaaaacaaaaattaaattcaaagttTCATTACAAAACTGAAAAATACAATCAACAAAGATAAAATGAAGACATTACCAAGATAATTATTCTTCAAATTCATTTCCAACTCCAAagtggcaaaaaaaaaaaaaaaaaaaaaaaaaaaaaaaattcacatccATCAAATCCCCTAACCCAAAAAGTAAATCCTCATTGCTGCAAAGCAAATGCCACCACAAATCCAACAACCGCCCCAAACGCCGCCGCAAATCGGTAATTCAAAGCCGCAGCAGCGCCGGAGTCGTCACTAGAAGTGTCCTTCGAAGCACCAGCAGGAGCATCAGAACCCGATACCGCTTTCACCGGCTTAGAAGGCGCCGGCGCCGGCGCCGCCACAGTTCCAAAAAGATCAACCGGAAGAAGAACTTTATCGACTTGGTAAACAGCCAATTGGCCGTCGGTGTAAATAGTGTTGGAGACGACGGCGTCATCGACGCCGGTGGTTAAATTGACCTGAGAGCCAGAAGTGGTGACATTCAACGGATACTGGCCGGCGTTGCTGTTGCCGGCCTGAGTACGAAGTGGGTTACTAACAGTTTGAAATTGGGACATGGAAATGAAAGTTGGGAGGACATGGAATTGAATCAATTGAACTTTTTGCTGATCGGAGAGGGAATTGAGAGTGCCGGGTTTGAGATTTGAGAAGGCATTATCAGGGGGAGCGAAAACGGTGAGGCCTTGGCCTTGGTTGGAGTTATTGAGCTGATTGTTGATTTGATCGCTCTGTTGGGTGCTTTTGAGGAGCTTAATGAAGGTTGAGAATTGGCCGCCCTTTTCGAGGATTCCAGTGATGTTGGTCGGACCGGAGGGGCCAGGTGGCTGAGTAGATTGAGCTGAAATCGATTGGCAAAATAGGAGGAAAATGAGGAAGAAGGAGATGGGAAAGAGGTTGTTGATCATGATGAATGAACTTTATGAAATGAAAACAGAGGAGTTCTAATGTTGGGATTGCTCTGTTTTTGAGGCATTGGAGATGGGATTTATAAGCAGGAGAAAACAGGGGAATTGGTTTGGTGAAATGGGGATTTTCAAGATGAAAAGTGATATGggtattgtattattattattatttcaaatttttggtGAGAGGAAAGAGATGGGGTTTTGCTTCAAGAAGCAGGAAAAACAGAGTATATGGAGAGTGAAGGATGAGGGTTTTGTTTTGTGGatttgggtttgggtttggTGGGGATTGAAAAATATTCGGTTTTGCTTCTTAAAAGGGACAACTTTTTAGGAATCTTGAGATTGAAGTTTTTTAAAGAATGGGAATGGAAATGAGAGATCTTTTAGTATAGGGGATGGTTTTGCTTCTTAAATAGTTTGGGGTTGTTTTTGTGAGTTGCTTTTACAGTTGACAGTTCATTTTTGGAACCAAAATTTTGGATACCTTAAGGAAGGTTTTAAtttccttattattattattttttatatcaaGAACATTGAGGAAAGTAAGGTTTATTTTCCCATATGAATTatgggtgttttttttttggggttaaattacataaataaaaaaaaaaactcttaaatCTTGCTATTTGTCTCAAAAAGACCGGTATGAATGTTTCAAAACTAATCTTAGAGTGAAAATAATATGTACAAAATTGACGAAAAGTGAAATTTAGAATGATGTGACAGTAACTTGGAACAAAAATGAGATTCAAACACTATCACATATTCCGACCCATTTCATGTCTTAATTTTCgttcaaaatttgaagagatTTACACATTGTTTTGAAATATTAATGAAAACTTTGAAATATGAGTAATTTTGTCTTgtaaattaacattttttttctttctaatattAGTTCAAGTAGGAGGATAGAATCAAGGATCTCACTAATGCTAACCTAAGAAATTCTAACAATGGGTTATGCTAATATTATTTGTAGCAATTATAGGTTATGCATATATTAAATGATTGATTTTGGTAAATTATGTTGTAAATGAAATGATTGTTCAATTTATTTAGGGTTTTGGGGGTTGGTGATGAAGATAAGAGGAAATAAAAAGGTAGCATAAAGTAGGGTCTCAAAGAGAAAAGAAGATATTAATTTTGAAGCAAAGGGAAACTCATAATTGTGTTGATCATGTAAAAGAATGTGTATGTTTTGTCTAAGTTGCAATCATCAAAT
The nucleotide sequence above comes from Benincasa hispida cultivar B227 chromosome 3, ASM972705v1, whole genome shotgun sequence. Encoded proteins:
- the LOC120074600 gene encoding dnaJ protein P58IPK homolog codes for the protein MKLEETMLGFSISLSAMEASAWRGVAFTVFLLNFVLVCQLLLLQPLVSASDGILGNSAELFEKVSQNVKVKRYSEALDDLNAAIEIDPKLSEAYFHRGSILRQLCRYNESEKNYKKYLELKPGNSVGEKELSQLLQAQSALETALKHFDTGDYTKALEFLDKVVLVFSPACSEAKFLKIKLLLATKDYSAAILHTGYILKEDESNLDALLLRGRAYYYLADHDVASRHFQKGLRLDPEHGELKKAYFGLKNLLKKTRSAEDNVSKGKLRLAVEEYNAALALDPNHLAHNVHLHLGLCKVLVKLGRGKDAVASCNEALNIDGDLIEALVQRGEAKLLTEDWEGAVEDLKSAAQSSPQDMNIREALMRAEKALKMSKRKDWYKILGVSKTASVAEIKRAYKKLALQWHPDKNVENREEAEAKFRDIAAAYEVLGNEEKRTRFDRGEDIEDMGMGGGGGFNPFGGGGQQFTFTFDGGFGGGGGGFGGHPGGFEFHF
- the LOC120074217 gene encoding zinc finger protein BALDIBIS-like yields the protein MMSGIDFSVSSSSIGEFGNNQQQSSQLYYHHLPHSPNPNQNLDSSLPPPLPKKKRNLPGKPDPDAEVIALSPNTLMATNRFICEICNKGFQRDQNLQLHRRGHNLPWKLRQRSNKETVKKKVYICPEKCCVHHDPSRALGDLTGIKKHFSRKHGEKKWKCEKCSKKYAVQSDWKAHSKTCGTREYKCDCGTLFSRKDSFITHRAFCDALAEESAKLISSVTAANSRLNFIANNNNNNNNNNNSINQSLFNSQLQDHNFESSFPQMPPSNLYQISNQILSLNNKNNSSKTAIMNLTLSSSANKQQQQAVAAYNDLPSFCSATGGGGGGGMSATALLMKAAQLGSTKSNDSFSSGSNSVGVVMSSSSNNVSFESGNYYGGEGNGLRDFFGRKKGEGNDHQLIIPLMEMTKFANSMSSEMGLSPFIGNIIYKE
- the LOC120074103 gene encoding fasciclin-like arabinogalactan protein 11 produces the protein MINNLFPISFFLIFLLFCQSISAQSTQPPGPSGPTNITGILEKGGQFSTFIKLLKSTQQSDQINNQLNNSNQGQGLTVFAPPDNAFSNLKPGTLNSLSDQQKVQLIQFHVLPTFISMSQFQTVSNPLRTQAGNSNAGQYPLNVTTSGSQVNLTTGVDDAVVSNTIYTDGQLAVYQVDKVLLPVDLFGTVAAPAPAPSKPVKAVSGSDAPAGASKDTSSDDSGAAAALNYRFAAAFGAVVGFVVAFALQQ